A single Crateriforma conspicua DNA region contains:
- a CDS encoding sulfatase-like hydrolase/transferase, translating to MFFRNRWPSQTANRVFSFCDRLFSANLIARIGVASAIVFCTVAVDLRADDGVPDRDEAQQQASTGRPDIVVFLSDDHTVTDSSVYGSTEIQTPNMQRLADVGMTFDRAYVASPSCAPSRAALLTGISPARNGAERNHARPAADLKKLPAYLQELGYEVAAFGKVGHYRQTPEYGFDVAKFFNYHEDQCVDEAVKWLRARQSDKPLCLFVGTNWPHVPWPEGETFLIDDVRVPPHHVNTKETREARQRYLQAVQTMDNELGAVYDATMDVLGKDTLFIHTSDHGAQWPFAKWNLYEEGIRTPLIVSWPGKIQGGVRTDAMVSWVDLLPTMVAAAGGDPDAAAPVKLDGRSIMPVLTGQADTHRDVILTTHSGDGNMNVYPARAVTGKRYKYIRNLYPQFQFGTHIDKKPADTGYWPSWEAKAGDDTDAANVVRRYQQRAAEELYDLQEDPLELLNLARDPEHHSQLARLSTRLDQWMTDQGDQPDSVGLAKLLPPSGQPPNVIMVFIDGMGWADLSCFGGIEGQTPNIDRLASEGIRLTNFYVNSPICSPSRTALTTGHYPARHRITSYLASRELNAERGVADWLDEEAVTLPRLLQQAGYACGHFGKWHMGGQRDVGDAPMISKYGFVRSLTNFEGLGPRVLPLKDAYDGKPPKPHALGSDKLGKGPIMWEDRSVITSRFVAETLDFVREVSQGDETPPFYVNVWPDDVHSPYFPPAGRRGDQEKRTLYLSVLKTMDEQLGVLFDRVRNDPKLAKNTLIFVASDNGHEPGAGAGGPLRGFKGKLYEGGIRSPLIVWGPGMIRPEAAGTVNETTIASAIDLVPSILQATGVSAPESYQPDGEDLLSALLGYNQAQRNTPLMWRRPPDHPGNRQQPYPDLAIRDKNWKLLCNIDGSAVELYDLANDIGETKNMADKRPQITQRLKDQLLQWNESLPADGVVTVPRGQQEKRFGKRRWK from the coding sequence ATGACGGCGTTCCGGACAGGGACGAGGCACAACAGCAGGCAAGCACAGGACGACCGGACATCGTCGTCTTCCTTTCCGATGACCACACGGTCACCGACAGTTCAGTCTACGGCAGCACCGAGATTCAAACGCCCAACATGCAGCGTTTGGCCGACGTCGGGATGACGTTTGATCGGGCCTATGTGGCGTCACCCTCCTGTGCCCCCAGTCGCGCCGCCTTGTTGACCGGGATTTCACCCGCACGAAACGGGGCGGAACGCAACCACGCGCGACCGGCGGCGGACTTGAAGAAGCTGCCCGCGTACTTGCAAGAACTGGGCTATGAAGTCGCCGCCTTTGGCAAAGTCGGCCACTATCGCCAGACGCCGGAATACGGTTTCGACGTGGCAAAGTTCTTCAACTACCACGAAGACCAGTGTGTTGATGAAGCGGTGAAATGGTTGCGGGCCCGCCAAAGCGACAAGCCGTTGTGTTTGTTTGTGGGCACCAATTGGCCGCACGTCCCGTGGCCCGAGGGAGAAACGTTTTTGATCGATGACGTTCGTGTTCCTCCACATCACGTGAACACGAAAGAAACGCGGGAGGCACGCCAGCGTTATCTGCAAGCGGTCCAAACAATGGACAACGAATTGGGCGCGGTCTATGACGCAACGATGGACGTGCTGGGCAAAGACACGTTGTTCATTCACACCAGCGATCACGGTGCCCAGTGGCCGTTCGCCAAATGGAACCTTTACGAAGAAGGCATCCGAACACCGTTGATTGTTTCTTGGCCTGGAAAGATCCAGGGCGGTGTCCGCACCGACGCGATGGTCAGCTGGGTCGACCTGTTGCCGACAATGGTTGCGGCCGCGGGCGGCGATCCCGACGCGGCGGCACCGGTGAAGCTGGATGGTCGATCGATCATGCCGGTCTTGACCGGACAAGCCGACACGCATCGCGACGTGATCCTGACCACGCACAGCGGCGACGGCAACATGAACGTCTATCCGGCGCGTGCGGTCACGGGCAAGCGGTACAAGTACATCCGAAATTTGTATCCACAATTCCAATTCGGAACCCACATCGACAAAAAGCCCGCCGACACCGGGTATTGGCCGAGCTGGGAAGCCAAAGCCGGCGATGACACCGATGCCGCCAACGTGGTTCGCCGGTACCAACAACGTGCAGCGGAGGAACTGTACGACTTGCAGGAAGACCCGCTGGAGTTATTGAACCTGGCACGCGATCCGGAACACCACAGCCAGCTGGCTCGGCTCAGCACTCGGTTGGACCAGTGGATGACCGACCAGGGCGATCAACCCGATTCCGTTGGACTAGCCAAATTGTTGCCGCCCTCCGGCCAGCCGCCCAACGTGATCATGGTCTTCATCGACGGCATGGGCTGGGCCGACCTGTCTTGCTTCGGTGGCATCGAAGGCCAAACGCCGAACATCGACCGGCTGGCGTCCGAAGGCATCCGGCTGACGAATTTTTATGTCAATTCGCCCATTTGTTCGCCGTCGCGAACGGCGTTGACCACCGGACATTACCCCGCACGACATCGCATCACGTCTTATCTGGCATCACGCGAATTGAACGCCGAGCGGGGTGTGGCCGATTGGCTGGACGAAGAAGCCGTCACGTTGCCTCGATTGCTTCAACAAGCGGGCTACGCGTGCGGTCACTTTGGCAAGTGGCACATGGGCGGCCAACGCGATGTCGGCGATGCGCCGATGATTTCGAAGTACGGTTTCGTTCGGTCACTGACCAACTTCGAAGGATTGGGCCCCCGCGTCTTGCCACTGAAAGACGCCTACGACGGAAAGCCGCCCAAGCCGCATGCGTTGGGCAGCGACAAACTGGGCAAGGGGCCGATCATGTGGGAAGACCGCAGCGTGATCACGTCACGTTTTGTTGCTGAGACGTTGGACTTCGTTCGCGAAGTATCTCAGGGCGACGAGACACCGCCGTTTTACGTCAACGTTTGGCCCGACGACGTGCACTCCCCTTATTTCCCACCGGCGGGACGTCGCGGTGACCAAGAAAAACGCACGCTGTACCTGTCCGTTTTGAAAACGATGGATGAACAGTTGGGCGTGCTGTTTGACCGTGTCCGCAACGATCCCAAACTGGCCAAGAACACGTTGATCTTTGTCGCCAGCGATAATGGCCATGAACCCGGTGCTGGTGCGGGTGGCCCCCTGCGTGGCTTCAAAGGCAAGCTGTACGAAGGCGGCATCCGCAGCCCTCTGATCGTCTGGGGGCCGGGAATGATTCGTCCCGAAGCGGCGGGGACGGTCAACGAAACGACGATCGCATCGGCGATCGATTTGGTGCCATCGATTCTGCAGGCGACCGGCGTTTCAGCCCCGGAAAGTTACCAACCCGATGGCGAAGATTTATTGTCGGCATTGTTGGGGTACAACCAAGCCCAACGGAACACGCCGCTGATGTGGCGTCGGCCGCCGGACCATCCGGGCAACCGTCAACAGCCGTATCCGGATTTGGCCATCCGTGACAAGAATTGGAAACTGTTGTGCAACATCGATGGATCGGCGGTGGAGCTGTACGACTTGGCCAACGATATCGGGGAAACGAAGAACATGGCCGACAAACGTCCCCAGATCACCCAGCGGCTGAAGGACCAGTTGTTGCAGTGGAACGAGTCGCTGCCGGCTGACGGTGTGGTCACCGTGCCGCGCGGCCAGCAGGAAAAGCGGTTCGGAAAGCGGCGGTGGAAATAG
- the alaS gene encoding alanine--tRNA ligase — MKTDELREKYLAFFETKGCVRRPSDVLVPTWDPSVLFTPAGMNQFKDHFLGKVTLDFTRATTCQKCLRTGDIDNVGRTAYHHTFFEMLGNFSFGDYFKEDTIRWAWEFLTDKKWLGLDPGRLSVTVYKDDDEAAKIWHEGIGLPTSRIARMEEDENFWPASAPSQGPDGVCGPCSEIYYVLDDGSDVEIWNLVFTQFNRVGDPPDNLRPLPSKNIDTGMGLERTASVLQKVPTNYHIDILMPIVQAAAEVTSVPYEYDSDNGRRLRRITDHVRAATFAVHENVYPGANGAKYVIRRLIRRAVLDGHQMGLRDPFLYQIVDAVADAMKPAYPELTETVQRVQGVIRGEEERFFATIDAGLQRIDRIFGDMETSGTGMIDGDQAADLYTSYGVPPELLQQMGAEKSFTFDWNGYTEAMQRHAEISGGDQFKLFQTGPLETLKESLRHTEFLGYDATTAEATIKGIIIGDGTDDDSDESTLVKSASADPDQPMRLVLDRTPFYGESGGQVGDVGVIRGDGFEFNVTDTQKHGDLVVHHGRLVKGKVSESDACQAIVDQDNRQALQRAHSATHILHYALQKNVGAHAQQQGSKVEADVLRFDFSNQEALDEDKLAAIRTDVIDRVQAKDPIRWQTVALADARKAGAMMLFGEKYPDPVRMVSMGEFSKELCGGTHLTSTGDVEAFELVSEESVSSGTRRIVALTGPRAKSHIESTIETTRKAAEILGCSQKNLVKAATDLANDVRGIKKELNSGVATEHAASIVGNADPGTLEYEAAKAILRDTARLLNVATSDVPDRLKALLDDRSDLLDELQKMTAGGKLSADDLIGSGQTVGDCLIVVAETPGANPNIMRGWIDQIRKKSDHASAVLLAARQGEKVLLVGGLSNDLVKRGLNAGKWVGNAAKALGGGGGGRPDMAQAGGKDASKLPEALDAAIAEIQAALSENA, encoded by the coding sequence ATGAAAACCGACGAGCTTCGTGAAAAGTACCTGGCCTTTTTCGAAACCAAAGGCTGTGTCCGCCGTCCCAGCGACGTGCTGGTCCCCACTTGGGACCCCTCGGTGCTGTTCACTCCCGCCGGAATGAACCAATTCAAAGACCACTTCCTGGGCAAAGTCACGCTGGACTTCACCCGCGCGACGACGTGCCAAAAGTGTCTGCGGACCGGCGACATCGACAACGTCGGACGGACGGCGTACCACCACACGTTCTTTGAAATGCTGGGCAACTTCAGCTTCGGCGACTACTTCAAAGAAGACACGATTCGCTGGGCTTGGGAATTTCTGACCGACAAAAAATGGCTGGGTCTGGATCCAGGTCGACTGTCAGTCACCGTTTACAAGGATGACGACGAAGCGGCCAAGATTTGGCACGAAGGGATCGGTCTGCCCACGTCGCGGATCGCGCGGATGGAGGAAGACGAGAACTTTTGGCCCGCGTCGGCACCCAGCCAGGGTCCGGACGGCGTGTGCGGTCCGTGCAGCGAAATCTATTACGTGCTGGATGACGGCAGCGATGTCGAAATCTGGAATCTGGTGTTCACGCAGTTCAATCGCGTCGGTGATCCGCCGGACAACCTGCGTCCGCTGCCCAGTAAAAACATCGACACCGGGATGGGCCTGGAGCGAACCGCCAGTGTGCTGCAAAAGGTCCCGACGAATTATCACATCGACATCTTGATGCCGATCGTCCAAGCGGCCGCGGAAGTGACGTCGGTCCCCTATGAATACGACAGCGACAACGGCCGACGTTTACGCCGCATCACCGACCACGTCCGCGCGGCCACCTTTGCCGTCCACGAAAACGTGTACCCCGGTGCCAATGGGGCCAAGTACGTCATCCGACGGCTGATCCGACGCGCGGTGTTGGACGGACACCAGATGGGATTGCGCGATCCGTTCCTGTATCAGATCGTCGACGCGGTCGCCGATGCCATGAAACCCGCGTATCCGGAATTGACGGAAACGGTCCAGCGGGTCCAGGGCGTCATTCGCGGCGAAGAAGAACGATTCTTTGCGACCATCGATGCGGGGCTACAACGGATCGATCGCATCTTCGGTGACATGGAAACATCTGGCACCGGGATGATCGATGGTGACCAGGCGGCCGACCTTTACACCAGCTACGGAGTGCCGCCGGAACTGTTGCAACAAATGGGAGCCGAAAAGAGCTTCACATTCGACTGGAACGGCTACACCGAAGCGATGCAGCGTCACGCCGAAATCAGCGGCGGTGATCAGTTCAAACTGTTCCAAACCGGTCCGCTGGAAACGTTGAAGGAATCGCTGCGACATACCGAGTTCTTGGGTTACGACGCCACGACCGCCGAAGCCACGATCAAGGGAATCATCATCGGCGATGGTACCGATGATGATTCGGACGAATCGACGTTGGTGAAATCAGCATCGGCCGATCCCGATCAACCGATGCGGTTGGTCTTGGATCGAACGCCGTTTTACGGTGAATCCGGCGGCCAGGTCGGCGACGTCGGCGTGATCCGCGGTGACGGTTTCGAATTCAACGTGACCGACACACAGAAACACGGCGACTTGGTCGTTCACCACGGACGCTTGGTGAAAGGAAAGGTTTCCGAAAGCGACGCCTGCCAAGCGATCGTCGACCAAGACAACCGCCAAGCGTTGCAGCGGGCCCACAGCGCGACCCACATCTTGCATTACGCGTTGCAGAAGAACGTCGGCGCGCACGCTCAACAGCAGGGCAGCAAGGTCGAAGCGGACGTGTTGCGATTCGACTTCAGCAACCAAGAAGCCTTGGACGAAGACAAGTTGGCGGCGATTCGCACCGACGTCATCGATCGCGTCCAAGCGAAAGACCCGATCCGCTGGCAAACGGTCGCCTTGGCCGATGCACGCAAAGCCGGCGCGATGATGTTGTTCGGTGAAAAATACCCCGACCCCGTCCGCATGGTTTCGATGGGTGAATTCAGCAAAGAACTTTGCGGCGGAACTCACCTGACGTCCACGGGCGACGTCGAAGCGTTCGAATTGGTCAGCGAAGAAAGCGTTTCGTCGGGCACCCGGCGTATCGTCGCGTTGACGGGGCCTCGAGCGAAATCGCATATCGAATCGACGATCGAAACGACTCGCAAGGCCGCGGAGATCCTGGGGTGCAGCCAAAAGAATCTGGTCAAAGCGGCGACGGATTTGGCCAACGACGTCCGCGGCATCAAAAAGGAACTGAACAGCGGCGTGGCCACCGAACACGCCGCGTCGATCGTCGGCAATGCGGATCCGGGAACCCTGGAATACGAAGCGGCGAAAGCAATTTTGCGTGACACCGCGCGGTTGTTGAACGTCGCCACGTCGGATGTGCCGGATCGATTGAAGGCGTTGCTGGATGATCGATCGGATCTGTTGGACGAACTGCAAAAGATGACCGCAGGCGGCAAATTGTCCGCGGACGATTTGATCGGTTCGGGCCAAACGGTCGGTGACTGTCTGATCGTGGTCGCCGAGACGCCGGGAGCCAACCCGAACATCATGCGTGGCTGGATCGACCAGATTCGCAAGAAGTCCGACCATGCTTCGGCGGTACTGTTGGCCGCGCGTCAGGGCGAAAAGGTCTTGCTGGTCGGTGGGCTCAGCAATGACTTGGTCAAACGCGGGCTGAACGCGGGCAAATGGGTGGGCAACGCCGCCAAAGCCCTCGGCGGTGGCGGTGGTGGTCGTCCCGACATGGCTCAGGCCGGTGGCAAAGATGCCAGTAAGTTGCCCGAAGCGTTGGACGCAGCGATCGCGGAGATCCAGGCGGCACTTAGCGAAAATGCTTGA
- a CDS encoding AAA family ATPase: MEKVLLGKPDVVQMLVLSLIAGEHVLLEDVPGVGKTLAAKALAQSIEGSFTRLQFTPDLLPADITGSMIYRTDRHEFEFSPGPVFANVVLADEINRAPPRTQSALLEAMSDARVSVDGKSHPLPSPFIVIATQNPFEFEGTYALPESQLDRFLLRTSVGYPGREMERQVMSTHRTGEPVDQLQPVVNVESVRHAQMAVREVKFDDSLVEYLLDIVESTRQHDAFQVGVSTRGALSFYRGCQARAITESRDYVTPDDIKQLAVAALSHRVLPEGIFQGADRNYVEQQVADLVQQVPVPV; this comes from the coding sequence ATCGAAAAGGTCTTGCTGGGCAAACCCGACGTGGTCCAAATGCTGGTCCTGTCGCTGATCGCCGGCGAACACGTCTTGCTGGAAGACGTTCCCGGCGTCGGGAAAACGTTGGCCGCCAAAGCGTTGGCCCAGTCCATCGAAGGCAGCTTTACTCGATTGCAATTCACGCCCGATTTGTTGCCCGCCGATATCACCGGCAGCATGATTTATCGGACCGACCGACACGAGTTTGAATTCAGCCCCGGTCCGGTGTTTGCCAACGTCGTGCTGGCGGACGAAATCAACCGTGCTCCACCGCGAACGCAGTCCGCGTTGTTGGAAGCGATGAGCGATGCACGCGTCAGTGTGGACGGAAAGTCTCATCCGTTGCCCAGCCCGTTCATCGTCATCGCCACGCAGAACCCCTTCGAATTCGAAGGCACCTATGCGTTGCCCGAAAGCCAGTTGGACCGGTTCCTGCTGCGGACCAGCGTGGGGTATCCGGGGCGTGAAATGGAACGCCAGGTCATGTCGACGCACCGCACCGGTGAACCGGTCGATCAGTTGCAACCCGTCGTCAACGTCGAATCGGTCCGGCACGCCCAAATGGCGGTCCGCGAGGTGAAGTTCGACGATTCGTTGGTGGAATACTTATTGGACATTGTCGAATCGACACGTCAGCACGACGCTTTCCAAGTCGGCGTCAGCACCCGAGGCGCTCTCAGCTTTTATCGCGGATGCCAGGCTCGGGCGATCACCGAAAGCCGCGACTACGTCACCCCCGACGACATCAAACAATTGGCCGTCGCCGCGCTGTCGCACCGCGTGTTGCCAGAGGGCATTTTCCAAGGCGCCGATCGAAACTATGTCGAACAACAGGTTGCCGATTTGGTGCAACAGGTGCCGGTCCCGGTTTGA
- a CDS encoding DUF58 domain-containing protein yields the protein MIRRTRLTRLGWHFGFVIAFAMLGGAIRGLNLLLVLAAIMVGALITQWRWCTRAAESVDIRRRLPSEAFAGTPFRVRFRLTNHNRFLPLWMLRITDQIVLDDQRNSGRWLKVLGGGTAGPEQRAKAVSGIGVVGGRQTVTPSYICRIADRGSYRFGPVTVSTTFPFSLMKAEAQSDQSQVLDVYPRLLRLRRGWKNVLLQRTGGATVGAHRGGNDEGDFFGLREYHPGDNPKWIHWRTTARLGDLAVRQFEQQRRYDVCLLLDAWYAPDQAMQGVLPGSSSGSKSSGSNWSGRIRTGDDVETAISLAATLLVDLASQPGNRVVFASAGVSSRAMIAGTSFEARRRLFQTLARIQPSATPPIKQTLDHAVEAVGLPQDLIVASPRSQEDAMNEDPELRDILTMWARRGRIRWLDVTTDTVGGMIVSQDSSNRPAPGTSRSGQSAKQFLDSDASASAGLRKDEA from the coding sequence ATGATTCGACGTACCCGTTTGACACGACTGGGTTGGCACTTCGGATTCGTGATCGCCTTTGCCATGCTGGGCGGTGCGATCCGCGGGCTGAATCTGTTGTTGGTCTTGGCGGCCATTATGGTCGGGGCGTTGATCACGCAGTGGCGGTGGTGCACTCGAGCGGCAGAATCGGTGGACATCCGCCGCCGTTTGCCCAGCGAAGCGTTTGCCGGCACACCGTTTCGTGTCCGGTTCCGATTGACCAACCACAATCGATTCTTGCCCCTGTGGATGTTGCGGATCACCGATCAAATCGTTCTGGACGATCAACGGAACAGCGGTCGATGGCTGAAAGTCTTGGGCGGCGGCACGGCGGGGCCGGAACAACGCGCCAAAGCGGTCAGCGGGATCGGCGTCGTCGGCGGGCGTCAAACCGTAACGCCGTCGTACATTTGCCGGATCGCCGATCGCGGGTCGTATCGATTCGGGCCGGTCACGGTGTCCACGACCTTTCCGTTTTCCCTGATGAAGGCCGAAGCCCAATCGGACCAAAGCCAAGTGCTGGACGTGTATCCGCGTTTGTTGCGTCTGCGTCGGGGATGGAAGAACGTTCTATTGCAGCGGACCGGCGGCGCGACGGTCGGTGCGCATCGCGGCGGCAATGACGAAGGCGACTTTTTCGGGCTGCGTGAATACCATCCCGGTGACAATCCAAAGTGGATCCACTGGCGCACCACCGCGCGGCTGGGCGACTTGGCGGTGCGTCAGTTCGAACAGCAACGACGTTACGACGTTTGTTTACTGTTGGACGCTTGGTACGCACCGGACCAAGCCATGCAAGGCGTTTTGCCGGGATCATCATCCGGTTCGAAATCGTCCGGTTCCAATTGGTCCGGACGCATTCGGACGGGCGACGATGTGGAAACGGCGATCAGTTTGGCCGCCACGTTGTTGGTCGACTTGGCATCCCAGCCGGGTAACCGGGTCGTTTTCGCTTCGGCCGGCGTCAGCAGTCGCGCGATGATTGCGGGGACGTCGTTCGAGGCGCGGCGAAGGTTGTTTCAAACCCTGGCCCGTATTCAACCGTCGGCCACACCGCCGATCAAACAAACGCTGGACCACGCCGTCGAAGCGGTGGGATTGCCCCAAGATTTGATTGTGGCCAGCCCGCGATCCCAGGAAGACGCGATGAACGAGGATCCGGAACTGCGTGACATTCTGACCATGTGGGCGCGTCGCGGGCGAATCCGATGGTTGGACGTGACGACCGATACCGTCGGTGGCATGATCGTCAGCCAAGATTCGTCCAACCGACCAGCGCCGGGAACGTCGCGTTCCGGTCAATCCGCCAAGCAGTTCCTGGATTCGGACGCGTCCGCGTCGGCCGGGCTGCGAAAGGACGAAGCGTGA
- a CDS encoding transglutaminase TgpA family protein: MASGQTVGEASGSVVVANPTKPQRRLINRTQLSFAVLSCLGGLAMRGDNLEGLATTAAVFSIFGYLFVDRFRLFSMPAPLAYTAMGIAGLYCVSDFSDLGGPGSKQIEAVAYLLVSVQAVLMLQRKTQRIYEQIVVFCLLQLIVAAVFNDALQFGAALIPIGLVGVFGVSLLSTASAATEGDDSLAIDQTFHSALDAQGRITVPPSDEMFQDDEPEIDLDEAWILTGTPESNQSLALAGRRTFWVIGMTITPAVMLIAAIFFYALPRMTDASTMGSAGSALVGFNDEVDLMQVGKLLQSGETALRVRLQDRRTGKLYQITGPMYLRGRALETYSVDLSNELSHGMWRSRNAGVLSRFAPTPVEYDGIPAKDRALFDSVTVTVNHEATKSQSLFGIVPYFEVAGPGRIHHTPASYELSRPKRSSGGYPRYRIRYTTNAFYLGDQSEFISPWTTDDPWGRTHRDETRFADDEELLDIDSEDDARLEQRLEIRNLRYKTEEDWEKYLELCTEWSRENIPTAGRLAKMIRRDMSADRGSTFDFVKAAENLFSARNDFEYTLDLSADILEGVDPIEQFLKVDRRGHCQFFASGLIMMLRSEGIPARMVVGYCTDEYNTLGDYYVARQLHAHAWVEALLHKDELPPTANLAGQRPSEYYWVRLDPTPGGSGGGIMPDRSGGVNQVLDIAQNLWDDYVVDMDGGRQDRVLSATAGSTPMSDAYTQMIQRLQASLARARAGELGGGSLAKGNRFSLPAALATISMSVMVIVLLRLKLPALLGRNRGDLADTTAARPTLAFYADAVDQLQRLGVHRRTGQTPAELSTEISAKTSPSRFPAGEPFAALTRLFYAMRYRGDRVDAKVTDSLLDDLNERVGRIVNQGDIGAGASGQAGQPDAVETAGKP, encoded by the coding sequence ATGGCCAGCGGACAGACGGTCGGCGAAGCCAGTGGGTCGGTGGTCGTCGCCAATCCCACCAAACCACAGCGTCGGCTGATCAATCGCACCCAGTTGTCGTTTGCCGTGTTGTCGTGCCTGGGCGGACTGGCGATGCGTGGCGACAACTTGGAAGGCTTGGCCACGACCGCGGCCGTGTTCTCAATTTTCGGCTATCTGTTCGTCGATCGCTTCCGGTTGTTCTCCATGCCCGCCCCGCTGGCTTACACGGCGATGGGGATTGCCGGACTTTACTGTGTCAGCGATTTCAGCGACTTGGGCGGTCCGGGCAGCAAACAGATCGAGGCGGTCGCCTATTTGTTGGTGTCGGTACAAGCCGTCTTGATGCTGCAGCGCAAGACCCAGCGGATCTATGAACAGATCGTCGTCTTTTGTTTATTGCAACTGATCGTTGCGGCGGTGTTCAACGATGCGCTACAGTTCGGCGCTGCGTTGATCCCCATTGGTTTGGTCGGTGTCTTTGGTGTAAGCCTGTTGTCCACCGCCAGTGCGGCAACCGAAGGCGATGATTCCTTGGCGATCGACCAAACGTTCCACAGTGCGCTGGACGCGCAAGGTCGAATCACGGTTCCGCCAAGCGACGAAATGTTCCAAGACGATGAACCGGAGATCGATCTGGATGAAGCGTGGATTTTGACCGGCACCCCGGAATCGAATCAATCGCTGGCACTGGCCGGACGCCGGACGTTCTGGGTCATCGGCATGACCATCACGCCGGCGGTTATGTTGATTGCCGCGATCTTTTTCTATGCGTTGCCGCGAATGACCGACGCGTCGACGATGGGCAGTGCCGGGTCCGCATTGGTGGGCTTCAACGATGAAGTCGACTTGATGCAAGTCGGAAAGTTGCTGCAAAGCGGTGAAACGGCACTCCGCGTGCGATTGCAAGATCGGCGGACCGGAAAGCTGTATCAGATCACCGGGCCGATGTACCTGCGTGGCCGAGCGTTGGAGACGTACAGCGTGGATTTGTCCAACGAGCTTTCCCACGGCATGTGGCGATCACGCAATGCGGGCGTTTTAAGTCGTTTCGCGCCCACGCCCGTGGAATACGACGGGATCCCCGCCAAGGACCGCGCTCTGTTCGACTCGGTAACGGTCACCGTCAATCACGAAGCCACCAAGTCCCAGTCGCTGTTCGGAATCGTTCCCTATTTCGAGGTCGCAGGCCCGGGACGGATCCACCACACGCCGGCAAGCTATGAATTGTCTCGGCCCAAACGATCCTCGGGCGGCTACCCACGCTATCGCATCCGATACACCACCAACGCGTTCTATCTGGGAGACCAGTCGGAATTCATTTCACCTTGGACCACCGACGATCCCTGGGGCCGAACGCACCGAGATGAAACAAGATTTGCCGACGATGAAGAATTGTTGGACATCGATTCCGAAGACGACGCCCGATTGGAACAGCGGTTGGAAATCCGGAACCTACGCTACAAGACGGAAGAAGACTGGGAAAAGTATCTGGAACTGTGCACCGAATGGAGCCGGGAAAATATCCCAACGGCCGGGCGATTGGCGAAGATGATTCGACGGGATATGTCAGCCGATCGTGGAAGCACATTTGACTTCGTCAAAGCGGCCGAAAATCTGTTCTCCGCCAGAAACGACTTCGAATACACCTTGGATCTTAGTGCCGATATCTTGGAAGGCGTCGACCCGATCGAACAGTTCCTGAAGGTCGATCGACGCGGGCATTGCCAGTTCTTCGCATCCGGACTGATCATGATGCTGCGAAGCGAAGGCATCCCGGCGCGAATGGTCGTCGGTTACTGCACCGACGAATACAACACATTGGGGGACTACTACGTCGCGCGACAATTGCATGCCCATGCTTGGGTCGAAGCCCTGTTGCACAAAGACGAACTACCGCCGACGGCGAATCTGGCCGGACAGCGCCCCTCGGAATACTACTGGGTGCGATTGGATCCGACGCCGGGCGGATCGGGCGGCGGAATCATGCCGGATCGCAGCGGCGGTGTGAACCAAGTGCTGGACATCGCGCAAAACCTGTGGGACGACTACGTGGTGGACATGGACGGGGGACGCCAAGACCGCGTGCTGTCGGCCACCGCGGGATCGACGCCGATGAGCGATGCTTACACCCAAATGATTCAGCGATTGCAGGCCAGTCTGGCGCGGGCTCGGGCCGGTGAACTGGGCGGTGGGTCGTTGGCCAAAGGCAATCGATTTTCATTGCCCGCCGCGCTTGCGACGATCAGCATGTCGGTGATGGTGATCGTGTTGCTGCGGCTGAAGTTACCCGCGCTGTTGGGTCGCAATCGCGGTGACTTGGCCGATACAACCGCGGCACGCCCCACTTTGGCGTTTTATGCCGATGCCGTCGATCAGCTGCAGCGTTTGGGCGTCCATCGACGCACGGGCCAGACCCCAGCCGAACTGTCCACCGAAATTTCTGCGAAGACGTCACCGTCACGTTTTCCCGCCGGGGAACCCTTCGCGGCGTTGACGCGGTTGTTCTACGCCATGCGATATCGTGGTGACAGAGTGGACGCAAAGGTGACTGATTCGCTGTTAGACGATCTGAATGAGCGGGTGGGCCGCATCGTGAACCAGGGGGACATCGGCGCGGGCGCGTCTGGGCAAGCTGGACAACCCGATGCTGTTGAAACGGCTGGGAAACCCTAG